The Magnetococcus marinus MC-1 genome contains the following window.
GCTTTGATCGCCTCGTCAAATTGACGACGGGCATGCGCAAAACACCCCATCAGGATCACATCTTCCTGCGCACCCACACCCAGATAACCTGCATACCCATCCGTTTGCAGCCAGCCTTTATAGCCCGCCAACAGCCGTTTCGGAACCTCGGCACCGCGTGTGGGATCGTAATCAAACAAAATCACCGGACTACCCGGAGGACCACCTCGCTGTACCCACATATAGGAGTTACTGGCTGCAACTTTATCTTTTTCCTTAAGCACTTGAACCGTTGTTTCATCCATCTGCAGGATATCGTAATCCAGCATCTTGTCCCGCATCAGATTGATCAACGGCTGCACCAGTTGGCCGCACTGGATCATCCAATTGGCCAGCGTGGTTCGACAGACAGCAATCCCTGCACGGGTCAGAATGGAGCCCTGTCGATAGAGCGGTAACCCATCGGCATACTTGGATACCGCCACATGGGCCAATAGAGCAGCTGTAGCCAACGCCTTGGGAATGGGACGTTTGGGTGCAGGGGCCGTCTTCACGCCCTGTTTGCAATGAGGACAGCCATATTTGATCTGGATGTGCCGCAACACCTGCACCTTGGCCGGAATAATATCCAGTTGCTCGCTGGTCTCACGGCCAATCTCGACCAAATGGTGACCATCCAGGCCACAAACCAATGCCGACTCAGGCAGCTCATGAAGGATATCTACCCGAGGCAACCACTCTGGTAACGGCTTGCGTCCTTTGGACTTCGCTTTGCGGCTATGGGCAGGAACCTGGATCTCTTCGGCATCCTCTTCAGGTTCCTCGGCAGCCGTCACTTCTGCCTCATCGAACAGACCCAACTGGCGGGGATCGCTCTTCTCACTGGAACGCCCAAACCGCTTGGCAATGAGAATATTCAGCTTCTCCCTCAGAAGCTGGGCTTCATGCTCCATACGCTTGCTTTTGTCCTGTAAAAAGACATTTTCAGCCTGCAAGGAAAGTATTATTTCCCGCAAAGCGGCAGGGTCATCAGGGAGTGTCTTTGGTAGCGTTTTCATACCCGGAATTATACCAAAAAAACCACCTTAACTCTCTATACAATCGAAGAAAAATGCAGTTTATTGTGGCCCTTCATTGCCGCTAGGTTGTAGCCATCAAGTAGCCAATTCAGCTGCCGCCCCGTGATCTGGATTTCGGCGGTACCTCCCTGACGCAACCAGTGAAATCGGTCCTTTTCCAGCCGCTTTTGCCACAGACAGAACCCATTCTGTTCCCAATAAAGGATTTTCACCTTGTCCAATGATCGATTGCGAAACACGAACAGAGCCTCATCAAAGGGATTCAATTCCAGTTCTGCCTCCACCAATGCAGCCAGTCCGTTGATCCCCTTCCTGAAATCCACCGGCTCCAAACAGAGATGGACGACAGAAATATCCGGCGATGGGCGCATCATCACAAGGCTGCCACAGATCGCAGGACAGAGAGCAAGCTCTCGCCACCATTCCCTGACCACTCCACCGTCATACCATTTGGGAACTGAATCCGGCAGACCCCTGCTGGAGACGTCGAACTCAATTCCAATCGCTGAAAACGTCGCTTGCCCGATCCTGACTCTTCCAGAAACCCCATTTGCGTCAGCTTGCGCTTCCAAAAGTACAACGATGGAAGGCTCAGACCATTGGCTTCGGCATACCCCTTAATGGTACCAGCTTCCAAACGGCAAGTATGCAAATGAGCAAGCCAGTACTGCTGCTTCTCGCTCAACCCAGATCCGTCGATTGATTTGTCCGTCATTTTAGCCTCCTGAAAATTTGTATCTCAGAAAGCTTGACACACCTTCAAAACAAACTGAATCCTGGGGAGAAATGGACGCTTACGCTGTACCCGTCGGCTTAGGGTGCTCTCCTTGTAGCCACTGAAGTCAATTTTGGTCCAGGCATGCAGTTGGTTAATCAAGCCTGCCACCCCAGCCTGCTCAAACCCCTCTTCAGAGAAGTGCAACTGACCGGAATCGGAGAGGGCCAGCCCCATCAGCCGTTTACCAATGGTCTGCGCTGGGAGTATCAGGTCAACTACCCCGGTCTCAATGGCGGCGCGGGGCATGCCGTCGTACTTGGACTCTTCCGGGTCCTGCACCAAGACCGTGCCACCAGCATATTTAATTTCTTTGACCCCTTGCGCCCCATCGGATCCAGTGCCGGAGAGGATCACCCCGACGGCCAGCTCACCCAGCTCTTCAGCAAGGGAGCGAAAGAACAGATTCACCGAGGGTTTGGGTACAACCTGTTTGGAGGGAGTTAACAGTCGAAAGCGGCCATCCGCCAAGATAACATTGTGATTTTCTGGGGTCACATAGATCACCCCTCGGGCAGGTCTCAGCCCATCCTGCACATCCCGCACAGGCAGTAGGGTTTCCCGTTCTAACAGGGTGACCATCATACTGCGATGGTGAGGGGAGAGGTGCTGGATGATGACGAAGGAATGCTCGACATCCTGATCCAATCCACCCAACAAGGAGGTCAGCGCCTCCAAACCACCCGCTGATGAGCCAATACCCACAACAGGCCAATTGATCTGTGGCTCTGACTCTTTCGCATCTGTTTTCATATCGCCCCCCCTTCCAATCTCCAGCGCTTCTTCATAGCTGAACTAACAGGAATGAGCAGTTTGATGAAAGCTTACCACACGGTTTCGCCCAGTGCCCTTTGCCCTATACAGAGCATTATCTGCTTGATTGAGCAATAAATCCATTTTATCAATTCCTAATCCTGAGGTTACACCAAGACTCAGCGTATAAGTCAAAAACTTTCCATCAGGTAATGAAAGTCGAGAGGTTTCTATTTTTTTGCGAATGCTATCCGCTATTTGATGGGCATGCTTGCTATCTGTATTTGGAAGAATCAGAGCAAATTCTTCACCCCCAAGTCGTGCTACTATGTCTGTTGATCTAACAGATTTTTTTAATTCTGAGCCTAAAGATTGGAGAACCAGATCTCCTATATCATGGCCAAAACTGTCATTAATTTTTTTGAAATGGTCGATATCCATCATCACAACTGCTAAAGGCCAGCTGTGACGTTGAGATTGGTCAATAATATATTTCCCCCTCTCTTGGAATCCATGACGATTCAATATACCTGTTAGTTTGTCGTGTGTTGCCATAACCTCTAGCTGTTGCAAAGCTTTGCGCAAAGAATAGATAAGCCAGGCACCAACTAATGAAATTATGGTGCGCATTATTGAATTAAAAATTAAAAACTGATGCGCTTCTTCACTAGGAGCTAGCATCCAGTCGATTTGTAGCCAAAACATATCAGTCACAATAGCAATGAAAATACCGCTCTTTATTCCAAGAAACCATGTTGCAAGTAAAACAGGAATGCTTAAAAAAATGTGGAACTCTAGATGTAGCCCAATATGGTAGTGAGCAAAAATAATTAGTATCTCAAGTTTCGCAGTTCGTTTCGGCCAGAATTTGACGTTGTGAACCAAGGGGATCGAGCATCAATGCCTTGCTGAGCCAAGCCTCGACCTCCTGTTCAAAGAGTTCAATTACCTCGTTTTTTTGGTGATTTTCAAGAATGGATGTTCGGCCAAGGGCATCATTGAAGATGGCGCGGAAGGTATGCCAGAGCTTTCGGGCATAGGTCAAAGCGGCCAGATTGTGGGCGAGTTGATCCCGCTGGCTGCCTTTGATCGCCATCATGCTGGAGAGAACAGCATGGCGCATGGCAGCTAGGTGTAGGCAGGCGATGACTGCTTCGAAGGATCGGACGGACTCATTAAGGAAACCGAGGTGCTGTTTGGATTCCTTGTAGAAAACTTCGATTCCCCAGCGG
Protein-coding sequences here:
- the tnpB gene encoding IS66 family insertion sequence element accessory protein TnpB (TnpB, as the term is used for proteins encoded by IS66 family insertion elements, is considered an accessory protein, since TnpC, encoded by a neighboring gene, is a DDE family transposase.), which produces MMRPSPDISVVHLCLEPVDFRKGINGLAALVEAELELNPFDEALFVFRNRSLDKVKILYWEQNGFCLWQKRLEKDRFHWLRQGGTAEIQITGRQLNWLLDGYNLAAMKGHNKLHFSSIV
- the tnpA gene encoding IS66 family insertion sequence element accessory protein TnpA; translated protein: MTDKSIDGSGLSEKQQYWLAHLHTCRLEAGTIKGYAEANGLSLPSLYFWKRKLTQMGFLEESGSGKRRFQRLELSSTSPAGVCRIQFPNGMTVEWSGNGGESLLSVLRSVAAL
- a CDS encoding GGDEF domain-containing protein encodes the protein MVHNVKFWPKRTAKLEILIIFAHYHIGLHLEFHIFLSIPVLLATWFLGIKSGIFIAIVTDMFWLQIDWMLAPSEEAHQFLIFNSIMRTIISLVGAWLIYSLRKALQQLEVMATHDKLTGILNRHGFQERGKYIIDQSQRHSWPLAVVMMDIDHFKKINDSFGHDIGDLVLQSLGSELKKSVRSTDIVARLGGEEFALILPNTDSKHAHQIADSIRKKIETSRLSLPDGKFLTYTLSLGVTSGLGIDKMDLLLNQADNALYRAKGTGRNRVVSFHQTAHSC
- a CDS encoding chemotaxis protein CheB, which encodes MKTDAKESEPQINWPVVGIGSSAGGLEALTSLLGGLDQDVEHSFVIIQHLSPHHRSMMVTLLERETLLPVRDVQDGLRPARGVIYVTPENHNVILADGRFRLLTPSKQVVPKPSVNLFFRSLAEELGELAVGVILSGTGSDGAQGVKEIKYAGGTVLVQDPEESKYDGMPRAAIETGVVDLILPAQTIGKRLMGLALSDSGQLHFSEEGFEQAGVAGLINQLHAWTKIDFSGYKESTLSRRVQRKRPFLPRIQFVLKVCQAF